The following are from one region of the Bacteroidota bacterium genome:
- a CDS encoding glycosyltransferase family 2 protein, whose protein sequence is MKIAAIVPAYNESHSIRNVVEELLAAAMKDHFQLTVVVVNDCSTDETGNIIDHLPCVALHLPVNLGIGGAVQTGFRFAFENDFDFAVQIDGDGQHPASALNEMIHASHKNKWDVTIGSRFITGEGFQSSSLRRAGIGYFSRLNKLLTGKKIFDTTSGLRLLNRRALSVVYEYYPDEYPEPEALVLYSKNKLSIGEVPVHMRERQGGVSSINSVRALYYMWKVSLGCFFTGIRK, encoded by the coding sequence ATGAAAATTGCTGCGATTGTTCCTGCATACAATGAATCACATTCGATCAGGAATGTGGTGGAAGAATTATTAGCTGCTGCCATGAAAGATCATTTTCAGTTGACAGTAGTTGTAGTGAATGATTGTTCTACTGATGAAACTGGAAATATTATTGATCATCTTCCCTGTGTAGCGTTGCACCTTCCGGTTAATCTTGGAATCGGAGGCGCAGTACAGACCGGTTTTCGTTTTGCTTTTGAGAATGATTTTGATTTTGCAGTACAGATAGACGGCGACGGGCAACATCCGGCAAGTGCATTGAATGAAATGATACACGCGTCGCACAAAAATAAATGGGATGTAACTATCGGTTCCCGTTTCATTACCGGAGAAGGGTTTCAATCTTCTTCGTTGCGCAGAGCAGGCATTGGATATTTCAGCCGGTTGAACAAACTTCTTACCGGAAAAAAAATTTTTGATACTACTTCAGGCCTTCGTCTCCTCAACCGCAGAGCGCTTTCCGTCGTATATGAATATTATCCCGATGAATATCCCGAGCCGGAAGCACTCGTTCTTTACAGCAAAAACAAACTTTCCATTGGAGAAGTTCCTGTGCACATGCGCGAGCGACAGGGCGGAGTTTCTTCCATCAATTCGGTGCGCGCGCTTTATTACATGTGGAAAGTTTCGCTTGGATGTTTTTTCACCGGTATCAGAAAATGA